A single genomic interval of Asinibacterium sp. OR53 harbors:
- the hisF gene encoding imidazole glycerol phosphate synthase subunit HisF, translating to MLTKRIIPCLDIKDGRTVKGINFENIRDAGDPVELGALYAQQGADELVFLDITATNEKRKTLSELVNRISHHINIPFTVGGGIGSVEDVQVLLQHGADKISVNTAAFKKPALVHDLAREFGSQCVVLAIDTKQEADGEWYVYLNGGRVKTDTRCLDWARQAVDLGAGEILLTSMNHDGTKQGFALDITGTLATELPVPVIASGGGGTMPHFVEVFNKGKADAALAASIFHFKEIAIPDLKTYLHQQGIVVRI from the coding sequence ATGCTGACCAAAAGAATCATACCCTGCCTCGATATCAAAGATGGCAGAACCGTTAAGGGCATCAATTTTGAAAATATCCGCGATGCAGGTGATCCCGTTGAATTGGGCGCTTTGTATGCGCAACAGGGCGCCGATGAGCTGGTGTTTCTCGACATCACGGCCACCAACGAAAAAAGAAAGACCCTGAGTGAATTAGTCAACCGTATCTCGCATCATATCAATATACCTTTTACGGTAGGGGGCGGTATCGGGAGCGTGGAAGATGTGCAGGTGCTGTTGCAGCATGGCGCCGATAAAATATCGGTCAACACCGCGGCGTTTAAGAAACCTGCATTGGTGCACGACCTGGCCCGCGAATTCGGCAGCCAGTGTGTGGTACTGGCCATCGATACCAAACAGGAAGCTGATGGAGAATGGTATGTGTACCTCAACGGGGGAAGAGTGAAAACAGATACCCGTTGTCTCGACTGGGCCCGCCAGGCAGTAGACCTGGGCGCCGGGGAAATATTGCTCACATCCATGAATCATGATGGCACCAAACAGGGTTTTGCATTGGATATTACCGGAACTTTGGCCACGGAATTGCCGGTGCCGGTGATTGCCTCAGGAGGAGGCGGCACCATGCCGCATTTCGTGGAGGTGTTCAACAAAGGAAAAGCCGATGCAGCCCTGGCAGCCAGTATTTTTCATTTTAAAGAAATTGCGATACCCGATTTGAAAACATATTTGCACCAGCAAGGCATTGTGGTGCGCATCTGA
- the hisA gene encoding 1-(5-phosphoribosyl)-5-[(5-phosphoribosylamino)methylideneamino]imidazole-4-carboxamide isomerase — protein MQIIPAIDIIDGKCVRLTQGDYGQKTIYNENPLEVAKQFEDAGLQRLHLVDLDGAKAGAVKNWKVLETIAGNTSMVIDFGGGIKKEEDLQIIFESGAALATIGSLAVKNETLFVQWLQQYGADKFLLGADVKDEKIAVGGWLETTEIGIYDFISKYQSHGITQLFCTDVSKDGKLEGPSTLLYKNIIEQFPSLHFIASGGVSSLDDLYGLQEIGCAGAIVGKAIYENRISLNDLKKIC, from the coding sequence ATGCAGATCATTCCCGCAATAGATATCATCGATGGAAAGTGCGTTCGGCTTACACAGGGCGATTACGGACAGAAGACCATTTACAATGAGAACCCGCTGGAGGTAGCGAAACAGTTTGAAGATGCCGGCCTGCAACGCCTGCACCTGGTTGACCTGGACGGAGCCAAAGCCGGCGCTGTGAAGAACTGGAAAGTGCTGGAAACCATTGCCGGTAATACCTCCATGGTGATCGACTTTGGCGGCGGCATCAAAAAAGAGGAAGACCTGCAGATCATTTTTGAATCGGGTGCGGCATTGGCTACCATTGGAAGCCTCGCAGTTAAAAATGAAACATTATTCGTGCAATGGCTGCAACAATATGGGGCTGACAAATTCTTGTTAGGCGCTGATGTAAAAGACGAAAAGATTGCGGTGGGCGGTTGGCTGGAAACAACAGAGATCGGTATCTACGATTTTATATCGAAATATCAATCGCATGGCATTACACAACTGTTCTGCACCGATGTAAGCAAGGATGGCAAGCTGGAAGGCCCTTCAACCTTGTTGTACAAGAACATCATTGAACAATTCCCTTCGCTGCATTTTATTGCCAGCGGGGGCGTGAGCTCACTCGATGATCTGTATGGTTTGCAGGAGATCGGTTGCGCGGGCGCCATTGTAGGGAAAGCGATCTATGAAAACAGGATATCACTGAATGATCTGAAAAAAATATGCTGA
- the hisH gene encoding imidazole glycerol phosphate synthase subunit HisH, whose amino-acid sequence MNLVVIKYNAGNIQSVRYALERIGAEALVTDDIEAIQSADKVIFPGVGEASSAMGYLKERKLDTVIRNLKQPVLGICLGMQLMCKYSEENNTDCLGIFDEEVKWFKRLGDTTVKVPQIGWNNIYDLQTPLFTQVPQNSYCYFVHGYYAALGKHTIATTDYVQPYSSALHKDNFYGTQFHPEKSAAVGEQILKNFITLIH is encoded by the coding sequence ATGAATTTAGTCGTTATCAAATACAACGCAGGTAATATTCAATCGGTACGATATGCTTTGGAAAGGATAGGTGCGGAAGCATTGGTTACAGATGATATAGAAGCCATACAATCGGCCGATAAAGTGATCTTTCCCGGCGTGGGAGAAGCCAGTTCGGCCATGGGTTACCTGAAAGAAAGGAAACTGGATACAGTGATCCGCAACCTGAAACAGCCGGTGTTGGGAATCTGCCTGGGTATGCAACTGATGTGTAAGTATTCTGAAGAGAACAACACAGACTGCCTGGGTATTTTTGATGAAGAAGTGAAGTGGTTCAAAAGGTTGGGAGATACCACTGTGAAAGTGCCGCAGATAGGCTGGAACAATATCTACGATCTGCAAACGCCTTTGTTTACACAGGTGCCGCAGAACAGTTACTGTTATTTTGTGCATGGATATTATGCTGCACTAGGCAAGCATACGATTGCTACCACCGATTATGTGCAACCATACAGCTCCGCTTTGCACAAGGATAATTTTTATGGCACACAATTTCACCCGGAAAAAAGTGCAGCAGTAGGAGAGCAGATACTCAAAAATTTCATCACGTTAATTCACTAA
- the trpA gene encoding tryptophan synthase subunit alpha, whose translation MSRIKDLFDKKQKQVLNVYCTAGYPQLDSTLQVVKALQDNGADLVELGMPYSDPLADGPVIQASSSVALANGMTMAILFEQLKDLRKEIQVPVILMGYMNPVLQYGFEKFCADAKAVGIDGLILPDLPEYEFETEYGAIIKKYGLDFIFLVTPETSEARVRKLDTLSSGFIYAVSSSATTGKDKDFTAVEAYLKRLQNMKLNNPVLVGFGVKDKKTFQAASKYTNGAIIGTAYIKALEKTKDLAVSTKEFLSTVLS comes from the coding sequence ATGAGCAGGATCAAGGATTTATTTGATAAAAAACAAAAGCAGGTATTGAATGTGTATTGCACGGCAGGATACCCGCAACTGGATAGTACCCTGCAAGTGGTGAAAGCCTTGCAGGATAACGGTGCCGATCTGGTAGAGTTGGGTATGCCTTACAGCGATCCGCTGGCCGATGGCCCTGTGATACAGGCCAGTAGCAGCGTAGCGCTGGCGAATGGTATGACTATGGCCATCCTGTTTGAGCAACTGAAAGACCTCCGAAAAGAAATACAGGTGCCGGTGATACTGATGGGATATATGAACCCGGTATTGCAATACGGCTTTGAAAAATTTTGTGCAGATGCGAAAGCAGTAGGTATTGACGGATTGATATTGCCCGATTTACCCGAATACGAATTCGAAACAGAATATGGTGCGATCATTAAAAAATACGGTCTCGATTTCATTTTCCTGGTAACACCCGAAACAAGTGAAGCCAGGGTGCGCAAACTGGATACGCTGAGCAGCGGATTTATTTATGCAGTAAGTTCTTCCGCTACCACGGGCAAGGACAAAGACTTTACCGCCGTGGAAGCGTACCTGAAGCGTTTGCAAAATATGAAGTTGAATAACCCGGTGTTGGTGGGATTCGGTGTAAAAGACAAGAAAACTTTCCAGGCAGCGTCTAAGTACACCAACGGTGCAATCATCGGAACGGCCTATATCAAAGCATTGGAGAAAACAAAAGACCTGGCTGTTTCAACCAAAGAATTTTTATCTACGGTATTATCGTAA
- the trpB gene encoding tryptophan synthase subunit beta has translation MSTTMTYQQPNEQGYYGKFGGAYIPEMLYRNVEELRTRYLEIMEEKTFQQEFRQLLKDYVGRPTPLFLATRLSKELNASLYLKREDLCHTGAHKINNTIGQILLARRLGKTRIIAETGAGQHGVATATVCALKGMECIVYMGEKDIERQAPNVARMKMLGATVIPATSGSKTLKDATNEAIRDWINNPTDTHYIIGSVVGPHPYPDMVARFQSVISEETRWQLKEATGSELPTHVIACVGGGSNAAGAFYHFLDEPSVQLVAVEAAGHGVNSGMSAATTQLGKPGVLHGSKSLVMQTEDGQVVEPHSISAGLDYPGIGPLHANLFDSKRGLFLSATDEEALEAAFHVAKTEGIIPALETAHAFAALKQLKLKPTDKIVLCLSGRGDKDLATYMNNMKL, from the coding sequence ATGAGTACAACAATGACATACCAACAACCTAATGAACAAGGTTATTATGGAAAATTCGGTGGGGCCTATATACCGGAAATGCTTTACCGCAATGTAGAAGAGCTGCGGACAAGGTACCTCGAGATCATGGAGGAGAAAACTTTCCAACAAGAGTTCAGGCAATTGCTGAAAGATTATGTGGGAAGGCCTACACCTTTGTTCCTGGCTACCCGGTTGAGCAAAGAACTCAATGCTTCACTTTACCTCAAGCGCGAAGATCTCTGTCATACCGGCGCACACAAGATTAACAATACCATCGGCCAGATATTGCTGGCGCGCAGGTTGGGTAAAACCAGGATCATTGCCGAAACAGGAGCCGGTCAGCATGGAGTGGCCACCGCTACTGTATGTGCCTTGAAAGGAATGGAATGCATTGTGTATATGGGCGAGAAAGACATCGAAAGGCAGGCGCCCAATGTAGCGCGAATGAAAATGCTGGGTGCTACAGTGATCCCTGCTACCAGTGGCAGTAAAACATTGAAAGACGCCACCAACGAAGCAATACGCGACTGGATCAATAATCCAACCGACACGCATTATATTATTGGTAGTGTAGTGGGACCGCACCCTTATCCCGATATGGTAGCGCGTTTCCAAAGTGTGATCAGTGAAGAAACCAGGTGGCAGCTGAAAGAAGCTACCGGATCGGAATTGCCCACACATGTGATTGCCTGTGTAGGCGGCGGCAGCAATGCAGCCGGGGCTTTCTATCATTTCCTCGACGAACCCTCCGTGCAACTGGTAGCGGTAGAAGCGGCAGGCCATGGGGTGAACAGCGGTATGTCGGCCGCCACTACGCAGTTGGGTAAGCCGGGTGTGCTGCATGGCAGTAAAAGCCTGGTGATGCAAACAGAAGACGGACAGGTAGTGGAGCCACACAGCATTTCAGCGGGACTCGACTATCCCGGCATCGGACCCCTGCACGCCAATTTATTCGATAGCAAACGAGGATTGTTCCTGAGTGCTACCGATGAAGAAGCGTTGGAGGCTGCTTTCCATGTAGCCAAAACAGAAGGTATCATTCCCGCACTGGAAACGGCGCATGCATTTGCTGCCTTGAAGCAACTGAAGCTGAAACCTACAGATAAGATAGTGCTTTGCCTGAGTGGAAGGGGAGATAAAGATTTGGCTACCTATATGAACAACATGAAATTATAA
- a CDS encoding phosphoribosylanthranilate isomerase, with translation MTSAEQVLQLDEMGVEFGGFIFYPKSPRYVFRSMPRAEIKKIRGQINKVGVFVNAPVEEVLQTVDDCGLYLVQLHGDETPRYCEKIADYVGVIKAFRLREDDNILWKIKDYQEVADMFLFDTEGAGYGGTGKKFNWRVLKGLNIGKPFFLSGGIQPEDIDLLKSFAAEPVAKDLFSIDVNSRFEISPGIKDMNKLRPFVTAVKQI, from the coding sequence ATGACAAGTGCCGAACAGGTATTGCAGCTCGATGAAATGGGCGTGGAATTTGGCGGATTTATTTTCTATCCCAAATCGCCCCGCTATGTTTTCCGTTCCATGCCCAGGGCCGAGATCAAAAAGATCAGGGGGCAGATCAATAAAGTGGGCGTGTTTGTGAATGCGCCCGTAGAAGAAGTGCTGCAAACAGTAGATGACTGCGGCCTCTATCTCGTGCAACTGCACGGCGATGAAACACCCCGTTATTGCGAAAAGATCGCAGACTATGTAGGCGTGATCAAAGCATTCCGCCTGCGTGAAGACGATAATATATTGTGGAAGATCAAAGACTACCAGGAGGTGGCCGATATGTTCCTTTTTGATACCGAAGGTGCAGGATACGGAGGAACCGGTAAAAAATTCAACTGGCGTGTGCTCAAAGGACTGAACATTGGCAAACCCTTTTTCCTGAGTGGGGGCATACAGCCGGAAGACATAGACCTGTTGAAATCATTTGCTGCCGAGCCCGTTGCCAAAGACCTGTTTTCCATTGATGTGAACAGCAGGTTCGAAATTTCGCCCGGTATCAAAGACATGAATAAGCTCAGGCCATTTGTAACGGCTGTTAAACAGATTTAA
- the trpC gene encoding indole-3-glycerol phosphate synthase TrpC produces the protein MNILDTIIAQKQKEVAERKAVTSLAQLEKQPFFARPTLSLCHFLSDETRTGIIAEFKRKSPSKGIINDKADVLAVTRAYATAASGLSVLTDTQFFGGATADLEAARVNQVPILRKDFMIDEYQVYEAKAMGADVILLIAACLTPEEVRNLAACAKGLGLEVLLEIHNEAELEHITGLVDMVGVNNRNLKTFEVDIRTSLQLIEQIPHTKPAVAESGISDVDTIVTLQQAGFKGFLIGENFMKQADPSIAFTDFVNQLKAKQHAH, from the coding sequence ATGAACATACTGGATACCATCATCGCACAGAAACAAAAAGAAGTGGCGGAAAGGAAAGCAGTTACTTCACTCGCGCAGTTGGAAAAGCAACCTTTTTTTGCCCGGCCTACTTTATCACTCTGCCATTTTTTGTCCGATGAAACCCGCACCGGTATCATTGCCGAGTTCAAAAGAAAATCACCCTCCAAGGGCATCATCAATGACAAGGCAGATGTGTTGGCGGTCACCCGTGCTTATGCTACGGCGGCATCCGGATTATCGGTCTTGACCGATACGCAATTTTTCGGCGGCGCCACGGCCGACCTGGAAGCTGCCCGCGTAAACCAGGTGCCCATCCTGCGGAAAGATTTTATGATCGACGAATACCAGGTGTATGAAGCCAAAGCCATGGGCGCCGATGTGATCTTGCTGATAGCAGCCTGCCTTACACCGGAAGAAGTGAGGAACCTGGCGGCCTGCGCAAAAGGTTTGGGATTGGAAGTATTACTGGAAATACACAATGAAGCGGAACTGGAACATATTACCGGCCTGGTAGATATGGTGGGTGTGAACAACCGCAACCTCAAAACCTTTGAGGTAGACATCCGTACTTCCCTGCAGTTGATAGAGCAGATACCGCATACCAAACCGGCTGTTGCCGAAAGCGGTATCAGCGATGTAGATACTATCGTAACTTTACAACAGGCTGGATTCAAAGGATTCCTGATAGGAGAAAATTTTATGAAACAGGCTGACCCTTCGATTGCTTTTACTGATTTCGTTAATCAACTAAAAGCAAAACAACATGCGCATTAA
- the trpD gene encoding anthranilate phosphoribosyltransferase: protein MKKILQYLFEHKTLSRSKAKEVLLQISSGQYNESEVTAFVTVFLMRSITIEELQGFTDALLELCVKVNLDGYKVIDIVGTGGDGKNTFNISTLACFIVAGAGQKVAKHGNYGASSVSGASNVMEQLGYRFKNDTAQLKKEIEAANICFLHAPMFHPALKAVGPIRKNLGIRTFFNMLGPMVNPAAPDFQLVGVYNLEMARIYNYLLQETGKAFTIIHSLDGYDEISLTNDTKVITNTGERIMTPEQLGKRIVAAEDIFGGNTVEEAAKLFTKIIKGEGSWAQNAVVLANAAMALHCTGVYKNYEQAYEAAVESLESGKAHQSLQTLIKLQ from the coding sequence ATGAAAAAAATACTTCAATATTTATTCGAACATAAAACGCTTTCCCGCAGCAAGGCAAAGGAAGTGCTGTTGCAGATATCTTCGGGCCAGTACAATGAAAGCGAGGTTACCGCATTTGTTACGGTATTCCTCATGCGCAGCATTACCATTGAAGAGTTGCAGGGCTTTACCGATGCATTGCTGGAACTCTGCGTGAAAGTAAACCTCGACGGTTATAAAGTGATCGATATCGTAGGAACAGGAGGCGATGGTAAGAACACGTTCAATATCTCCACACTGGCTTGTTTCATTGTGGCCGGTGCGGGTCAGAAAGTGGCCAAGCACGGTAACTATGGCGCTTCCAGCGTTAGCGGTGCGTCGAATGTGATGGAGCAACTGGGTTATCGATTCAAGAATGATACGGCGCAATTGAAAAAAGAAATCGAAGCGGCGAATATCTGTTTCCTGCATGCGCCCATGTTTCATCCGGCATTGAAGGCAGTAGGACCTATCCGCAAAAACCTGGGTATCCGTACGTTCTTCAACATGCTGGGACCTATGGTAAATCCTGCCGCACCCGATTTTCAACTGGTAGGCGTGTACAACCTGGAAATGGCGCGTATTTACAATTACCTCTTGCAGGAAACAGGCAAGGCATTCACCATCATCCACAGTCTCGATGGGTATGATGAGATATCACTGACCAACGATACCAAAGTGATCACCAATACCGGCGAGCGCATCATGACACCCGAGCAACTGGGTAAACGCATAGTGGCAGCCGAAGACATATTCGGTGGTAATACGGTAGAAGAGGCGGCTAAGCTGTTTACTAAAATTATCAAAGGTGAAGGCAGCTGGGCGCAGAATGCCGTGGTGCTGGCCAATGCAGCCATGGCGTTACACTGTACAGGTGTATACAAGAACTATGAACAGGCGTATGAAGCTGCTGTCGAGAGCCTGGAAAGCGGCAAAGCCCATCAATCTTTACAAACCCTGATCAAACTGCAATGA
- a CDS encoding aminodeoxychorismate/anthranilate synthase component II: protein MKILVFDNYDSFTYNLVHLVEKILHQKVDVSRNDEIVLEKVKDYDKIILSPGPGIPSEAGLLLPLIKAYASSKSILGVCLGHQAIGEAFGAKLVNLSTVYHGVATDIQLNHTDKIFSGLDKNLKVGRYHSWVVSDEGFPKELEITARDEHNYIMGLQHKTYDVQGVQFHPESVLTPQGEKILYNWLHQ from the coding sequence ATGAAAATATTAGTATTCGATAATTACGATTCCTTCACCTACAACCTGGTGCACCTGGTAGAAAAGATATTGCACCAGAAAGTAGATGTATCCAGGAACGACGAGATCGTATTGGAAAAAGTGAAAGATTACGATAAGATCATCCTGTCTCCCGGTCCGGGTATTCCTTCCGAAGCAGGATTATTGTTACCGCTGATCAAAGCTTACGCCTCCAGCAAATCTATCCTGGGTGTTTGTCTCGGGCACCAGGCCATCGGCGAAGCGTTCGGAGCGAAGCTGGTGAACCTGTCTACCGTGTACCATGGTGTGGCCACTGATATTCAACTGAACCATACCGATAAAATATTCAGTGGGTTGGATAAAAATCTAAAAGTAGGCCGTTATCATAGTTGGGTGGTGAGTGATGAAGGTTTTCCTAAGGAACTGGAAATAACCGCGCGTGATGAACACAATTATATCATGGGTTTGCAGCATAAGACCTACGATGTGCAAGGGGTACAGTTTCACCCCGAAAGTGTTTTGACGCCGCAGGGAGAAAAAATATTGTACAACTGGTTGCATCAATAA
- a CDS encoding anthranilate synthase component I family protein: MKKISLETTCKKMLADVFTPVGIYLRVRDRFRDTVLLESTDHHAAENSYSFICINAIAGMEISNKQSIEFKLPAQKPERIAFSDASQVPVQLWDFMQRFDVKPSEQKEAKFSQGLFGYAAFDSVQFFDTIQLKDRETSQPAIPLMRYRLYQYVIAFNHFKDELFICENKIPGIESDLNAVESLIRSKDVPVYPFSVKGAESSNMTDEDYRQMVRKGIQSCLRGDVFQIVLSRKFEQQFSGDEFNVYRALRSVNPSPYLFFFDYGDYKLMGSSPESQLVIKNGKAIVHPIAGTFKRTGDDEIDQQAAARLLADAKENAEHVMLVDLARNDLSRVCENVTVSQYRQVQYYSHVIHLVSEVTAKVPEKQNPFVLLAKTFPAGTLSGAPKFRAMELIDSYEPTARSYYGGAIGFMGFDGSCNHAIMIRTFLSRNNTLVYQAGAGVVAASNPESELQEVNNKLNALKTAIEIAATI; encoded by the coding sequence ATGAAAAAGATCAGTTTAGAAACCACTTGCAAGAAAATGCTGGCCGATGTATTCACACCGGTAGGCATCTACCTGCGGGTGCGCGACCGTTTCCGCGATACGGTATTGTTGGAGAGCACCGATCACCATGCGGCAGAGAACAGTTACTCGTTTATCTGCATCAATGCCATTGCAGGCATGGAGATAAGCAACAAACAAAGTATCGAGTTCAAATTGCCGGCACAGAAGCCTGAAAGGATAGCGTTCTCCGATGCTTCACAGGTGCCGGTTCAACTGTGGGATTTCATGCAACGCTTCGATGTAAAACCTTCAGAACAAAAAGAAGCTAAATTCTCACAAGGTTTATTCGGTTACGCCGCTTTTGACTCGGTGCAATTCTTCGATACCATTCAACTGAAAGACCGCGAAACCAGCCAGCCGGCCATTCCGCTGATGCGTTACCGCCTGTACCAGTATGTGATCGCTTTCAACCATTTCAAAGATGAATTGTTCATCTGTGAGAACAAGATACCAGGTATAGAAAGCGACCTGAATGCAGTAGAATCCCTGATACGCAGCAAGGATGTGCCGGTGTACCCGTTCAGCGTGAAAGGTGCGGAATCTTCCAACATGACCGATGAAGACTATCGCCAGATGGTGCGGAAAGGCATACAGAGTTGTTTGCGCGGAGATGTATTCCAGATCGTATTGAGCAGGAAGTTTGAACAACAATTCAGTGGCGATGAGTTCAATGTGTATCGTGCATTGAGAAGCGTTAACCCTTCACCATACCTGTTCTTTTTCGACTACGGCGATTATAAACTGATGGGCTCTTCACCCGAATCGCAACTGGTGATCAAGAACGGGAAAGCCATTGTGCACCCGATCGCCGGTACTTTCAAACGCACCGGTGATGATGAGATCGATCAGCAGGCGGCTGCCCGGTTGTTGGCCGATGCAAAGGAAAATGCAGAGCACGTGATGCTGGTAGACCTGGCACGTAATGACCTCAGTCGTGTTTGTGAAAACGTAACGGTTAGCCAATACCGCCAGGTGCAGTATTACAGTCACGTAATACACCTGGTAAGTGAAGTGACCGCTAAAGTACCGGAGAAACAAAATCCCTTTGTATTGCTGGCCAAGACATTTCCTGCCGGCACATTGAGCGGCGCACCCAAGTTCAGGGCCATGGAACTGATAGACAGTTATGAACCCACAGCACGCAGCTATTACGGCGGCGCCATCGGGTTCATGGGCTTTGACGGTAGTTGTAATCACGCCATCATGATCAGGACTTTCCTCAGTCGCAACAATACCCTGGTTTACCAGGCGGGTGCGGGTGTTGTAGCCGCATCCAACCCTGAAAGCGAATTGCAGGAAGTGAACAATAAACTCAACGCATTGAAAACAGCTATTGAAATAGCCGCCACCATCTAA
- the hisB gene encoding bifunctional histidinol-phosphatase/imidazoleglycerol-phosphate dehydratase HisB: MKRVLFIDRDGVVLQEPPTDFQVDSIEKTTFLPGVITALSRIAAELDFYKVMITNQDGLGTASYPESDFHPYHNLMVRTLEGEGFVFDEMHIDKTFASENQPTRKPGTGLLQHFFNNKQYDLAHSFVIGDRWSDIQLAKNLGCKAIYLRSPLHELTPEQETGLRATVALETDNWPAIYEFLKLGQRKVVHDRNTNETKIHVELNLDGSGKAAIHTGLGFFDHMLDQIARHGKMDMTIITKGDLHIDEHHTIEDTGIALGEAFAKALTDKRGMERYGFALPMDEAEAKVLIDFGGRNWIVWNAEFKREKIGEMPTEMFFHFFKSFSDAAKCNLNIECKGDNEHHKIEAIFKAFAKAIKMAVKRDPLSNYLPSTKGVL, from the coding sequence ATGAAAAGGGTTTTGTTCATAGACAGGGATGGAGTAGTATTACAGGAACCACCTACAGATTTTCAGGTAGACAGCATAGAAAAAACAACCTTCTTACCGGGTGTGATCACAGCTTTATCGCGCATAGCCGCCGAATTGGATTTTTACAAAGTGATGATCACCAACCAGGATGGATTGGGAACGGCTTCTTATCCCGAATCGGATTTTCATCCCTATCATAACCTGATGGTACGTACACTGGAAGGAGAGGGATTTGTATTTGATGAAATGCATATCGACAAAACCTTCGCCAGTGAGAATCAACCCACCCGCAAGCCGGGCACGGGATTGCTGCAACATTTCTTCAACAACAAGCAATACGACCTGGCCCATTCATTTGTGATAGGCGATCGCTGGAGTGATATACAACTGGCAAAGAACCTGGGATGTAAAGCCATTTACCTGCGCTCTCCTTTGCATGAACTCACGCCTGAGCAGGAAACCGGTCTGCGCGCAACCGTTGCGTTGGAAACAGATAACTGGCCTGCTATTTATGAGTTCCTGAAACTGGGCCAGCGAAAAGTAGTGCACGATCGTAACACCAACGAAACGAAAATACATGTAGAGCTGAACCTCGATGGAAGCGGCAAGGCAGCTATACATACCGGCCTGGGATTCTTCGACCACATGCTCGACCAGATAGCCCGGCACGGTAAAATGGACATGACCATTATAACAAAAGGAGACCTGCACATAGACGAACACCACACCATTGAAGACACGGGCATTGCCCTGGGCGAAGCGTTTGCCAAAGCGCTCACAGATAAACGGGGCATGGAACGCTATGGTTTTGCTTTGCCAATGGATGAAGCGGAAGCCAAAGTGCTGATTGATTTTGGCGGACGCAACTGGATTGTCTGGAATGCAGAGTTTAAAAGAGAGAAAATAGGAGAGATGCCTACGGAAATGTTCTTCCATTTCTTCAAATCATTCAGCGATGCAGCCAAATGCAACCTGAACATTGAATGCAAGGGAGATAACGAACACCATAAGATAGAAGCCATCTTCAAAGCATTTGCCAAAGCCATTAAAATGGCGGTGAAGCGCGATCCTTTGTCGAATTACCTGCCCTCCACCAAAGGGGTATTGTAA